A stretch of DNA from Verrucomicrobiota bacterium:
GGGTGCAAAAGCTGGCGCAGCGCAGAGCAGCGGGCGTGCCAAGGCCTAAAAGAACCATAAAAAAGGGGTTTTACCAGAGGGGCGGGCCCGGGCCGGGCGGGCCCGGCCGGCCCCCGCTAGGCAAAAAGGCCCTGCCCCCGCCCTTCCTGACCCGGAAAATTTTGCCGTGCGTGCCCGCTTCAGGCAAAATTCCACTGTTCCGTGTGCCGGATATCGATTCGGAGCAACGCCAGGTCCGGATCGGAAACGCCCTGCGGGAACCAGCGGCTCAGTTCCGTCGTCCAAAGTTTTTGGAGCAATTTTTGATCGTGGACCACCTGAGCTTGTCCGGTAACGGACACGTATGCTTCCTTTTCAGGGGAGGCAAACGTGACGTTCACCGCCTGGTGCTCCTGCGCTTCGGCAACCTTCGGCGTGTGTTCTTTGGTGATAAACCAGAGCGCATCCTGATCCAGGCCGGCGCACACCATCGGTCGCGAACGTAACCCGCCGTCCTTCTCCTGGGTGGTTAACATTGCCACCCGGATACTTTTAACTGCCTCGCCGAGAGCTTCGCTTGCGGAGGGTTTCGAATCTTGAGCCATAATTGCTTTCCGTGGATTCCCTGGAAGGTGAGGGCATCCCATGTTCGGCCGGTCCTGCAAACTGGATGTAACCGGACGGGCGTGCCGGAGGCGCGTCACGAGGCCAATCCCCCTACGGCCGCCGTGTGACCTTAATCTGTGTCAATCTGTGTAATCTGTGGATGCTTTCCTCTTTTCTGCCTTCTCTGCGTGTTCTGCGGATGATTTAATCTTTCCGCCGTGGTCGCCGTGGCTCGCCGTGTTCGCCGTGTGAACTCTTACGTCGTGCCCGCCACCCCCGCTGTGGCCGCCGTCCCGAGCTTCGAACCCCCAAACGCCAGACTTTACTCGGCACCCGCCACTCCCCTTCTTCATTTGGGGCATTCGAAAAAGAAAGGCGCATTCCTGGAGAAAGCGCCTTTCCGATTAACCGGTGGCTCCCGTGAGGGCGACCGCGGTTAATTTATGATTTCCTCTAAGCTTATCACCTGGACGCCGCTTGCTGGTTAACGCGGCTTTCAGCGATTTCCGTCAATTTCTTGTCTGCCTCTTTTTCCTCGTCTAACGTTTGTTCAAGGATCTGGGAAATCTGGTTTTCACCGACCTGCCGCGCCAAAGTGCGAGCCGTGCCGTACCCGGCCATTTCGTAATGTTCAACCCGCTGAGCGGCGCCGATCAACCCGGCATCAATCACATTCTTATCGCCCTGAGCCTTCACGAAGTGCTGGCCTTCCGTGACCAACCCCTTCATCGCTTCACAGGTTTCACCCTGCGGTTTTTCGCCGAGCTGTTCAAATATCCGGTCCAGACGGGTCACGTGCTCCTGGGTCTGGTTCAGGTGCATTTCGAAGGCCGACTTCAACTGAGAAGAGCCGGCGGCCTCAGCCATCTTAGGCAGCGCGTCGACCAGCTGGTTTTCGGCACTGTAGAGGTCCCGCAACTCCTCAAGCAGAAGATCACGAACGGAATTCAACTTAAGGGATGTAAATCTCATAACGTAATGGTTCGCACCGCCCCGGCCTGATGGTCGTTTTACGAGTACGTCAGGTTAAAGCCGGTCCAGAAATTCGAGGCCCGTCGCCTTCGGTTCCAGGTTTTTCGCCTTCAGCCACTCGGCGTTGAACAGGCGGGAAAGGTAACGGGCACCGGAATCGCAAAGGATCGTGGTGATCAACTGGCCGGGGCCATAATCCTTCGCCGCCTTGACGGCGCCGCACACGTTGATGGCCGAGGACATCCCGAGAAACAACCCTTCGTGCCGCAAGAGGTGGTAAACCATTTCGATCCCGAGGGCGTCCGGGATCCGGTAGGCACGATCGACCTCGATTCCTTCAAGATTTTTTGTTACCCGGCTCTGGCCGATCCCTTCAGCAACCGAATCACCATCATTGATTTCGGTGTGGCGATGGGTAAACCAGGACCACATCGCCGCCCCGTAAGGGTCGGCGCAGATGACTTTGATCCGGGGATCGCACTCCTTCAGAAAAATGCCGGTCCCGGCCAGCGTTCCGCCGGTGCCGATCGAGGCCACGAAGGCAGTCACCCGGCGATCGGTCTGTTCCCAGATTTCCGGCCCGGTCGTTTGGTAATGGGCGCGGCGATTGGCCAGGTTATCAAACTGGTTGGCCCAAAAGCCATTCCCGGTTTCCGCCGCCACCCGCTCCGATACGCGGATGTAATTGTTCGGATTGCTGTAAGGCGCATCCGGGACGGTTCGGACTTCGGCGCCCATGGCACGCAGGCCCTCGATTTTCTCCTGCGACACCGTTTCGGGCACCACGATGATACAATGGTAACCGCGCGCGTTTCCCACCAGCGCCAAGCCGATCCCCGTGTTGCCGGCGGTCCCCTCGACGATCGTGCCACCGGGGGCCAGCGCTCCCGACTTTTCGGCTTCGAGCACAATCCCAAGCGCAGCCCGATCCTTTACAGATCCCCCGGGATTCATAAACTCTGCTTTACCGTAGATTTCAGACCCGGTGGCTTCGGAAAGGGCATTGAGGCGGATCAAGGGTGTGCGACCGATCGCCTCAGAGAAACCGGCTGTCCGGAATCCGAGGGCAGAAACGCTCAACTCTGGCTGCATCCGTGAAGGGTACATCATTCCTGCGGTTGTGACAGACCGACCTGCACGGCGGCCCGGTGCCGGCGCCGCGGCACGTCCGGCCCGGCCTCCGGCTGGTTTAACTTCGTGAAATTCTGAAGTTCAATGCACATCCCCTGCCATACCCTTCTGCGTACAGTTAGGGGCTGCACTGGGACTGATTCTTGCTATGCCTCGCCTTTCTGAAGCTGATATCATCGATCGCCTGCGTCACGTCAGGTTCCCGGGTTACAGCCGGGATATCGTCAGCTTTGGACTGGTGCGGGAAGTGAAAGTTGCCGGCGGCGACGTTCTGGTCCGCCTGAACGTCGCGACCAACAATCCTGCCGTCCCGCAGCAGCTGAAAACCGACGTTGAACAGGCCGTCCGGGGCATGGTAGGGGTAAGTTCGGCGAAGGTCGTCATCGATATCAGTACCCCCCCGGAAACGGGCGGGGCGACGCCTGGAACGACGGCCATTCCGGGTGTAAGATACGTGGTCGCCGTTGCCAGCGGCAAAGGTGGCGTGGGCAAATCGACGGTGGCCGCCAACCTGGCGGCGGCCTTGCAGCAGAGCGGAGTCAAAACCGGCTTGTGCGACTGCGACATCTACGGGCCGTCCATCTCGCTGATGTTCGGCGCCACCCACGAGCAGCCGATGGCCACGGCGGAGGAGGTCATCATTCCGCTGGAACGCTACGGGATTAAACTGATGTCCATGGGTTCGCTTCTGGAAGATGATTCACCGGCGATCCTTCGGGGGCCGATGGTGACCCGGGCAACGCAGCAGTTCCTTCGCCAGGTAGACTGGTCAGGGCTCGATTACCTGGTTCTGGACCTGCCCCCGGGCACCGGCGACATCCAACTCACGGTCGTCCAGACCGTAGCTCTCAACGGCGCAATCATCGTCACCACCCCTCAGGAAGTGGCTTTGATCGACGCCCGGAAGGCTAGCGCGATGTTTGCCAAAGTGAATGTCCCGGTGCTGGGGATCGTCGAAAACATGAGTTTTTTCCTGAGTCCCAACGATGGAACCGCTTACCACATTTTTGGTGAAGGAGGGGGCGCCCGGGAGGCCAAACGGCTGCGTGTTCCTCTGCTGGGCCAGATCCCGCTTGACATTGAAACGCGTGAAGCCGGTGATCGGGGCATGCCTATCGTTTTTGAGAATTCCAAGAACCCGGTGGCGCAGGCATTTATGCGCATGGCCGCACAGCTGCGACAACAAATTGAGGAGCTTCCGCACACCCGGTAACCCCTTGGTTGTCTATGGCCAGGTTACTAATAAAGTCGTTGACTTCGCGCTCCGGGCTCTCCCAAAATAGAGAATCATCCATGGAACCCCCACGGGAAGATGCAACTGAACTGGTAAGAAATTCTGTCTTGTACAAAGAATTCCTGGCCGAGCGTGAGGAAATCCTGCGTCACAAATGGATTGAAAGCGAAAAAGCCGGTTACGACATCGGCTTTGAGCGTGCGCTGCTGGATTGGATCGTGAAGTACCGATCGGCCTGGCGTGAGAAACGCCAGCGCCAGATGAAAGGCTCCTGAGATCCTCCCGGCTGAGTTAAGTCTTTGGCCGGCGCGTCTCGTTTGAATTCGTCCGGTAAGATCCTGCAAGCAGGTTAGGCATGGTTCATACGCTCACGATCCTGGACGCCGGTGAAATTGCTCGCGCGTTGCGCCGGATGGCCGGTG
This window harbors:
- a CDS encoding cysteine synthase A, producing the protein MQPELSVSALGFRTAGFSEAIGRTPLIRLNALSEATGSEIYGKAEFMNPGGSVKDRAALGIVLEAEKSGALAPGGTIVEGTAGNTGIGLALVGNARGYHCIIVVPETVSQEKIEGLRAMGAEVRTVPDAPYSNPNNYIRVSERVAAETGNGFWANQFDNLANRRAHYQTTGPEIWEQTDRRVTAFVASIGTGGTLAGTGIFLKECDPRIKVICADPYGAAMWSWFTHRHTEINDGDSVAEGIGQSRVTKNLEGIEVDRAYRIPDALGIEMVYHLLRHEGLFLGMSSAINVCGAVKAAKDYGPGQLITTILCDSGARYLSRLFNAEWLKAKNLEPKATGLEFLDRL
- a CDS encoding pyridoxamine 5'-phosphate oxidase family protein, producing the protein MAQDSKPSASEALGEAVKSIRVAMLTTQEKDGGLRSRPMVCAGLDQDALWFITKEHTPKVAEAQEHQAVNVTFASPEKEAYVSVTGQAQVVHDQKLLQKLWTTELSRWFPQGVSDPDLALLRIDIRHTEQWNFA
- a CDS encoding ferritin-like domain-containing protein; the encoded protein is MRFTSLKLNSVRDLLLEELRDLYSAENQLVDALPKMAEAAGSSQLKSAFEMHLNQTQEHVTRLDRIFEQLGEKPQGETCEAMKGLVTEGQHFVKAQGDKNVIDAGLIGAAQRVEHYEMAGYGTARTLARQVGENQISQILEQTLDEEKEADKKLTEIAESRVNQQAASR
- a CDS encoding Mrp/NBP35 family ATP-binding protein; amino-acid sequence: MPRLSEADIIDRLRHVRFPGYSRDIVSFGLVREVKVAGGDVLVRLNVATNNPAVPQQLKTDVEQAVRGMVGVSSAKVVIDISTPPETGGATPGTTAIPGVRYVVAVASGKGGVGKSTVAANLAAALQQSGVKTGLCDCDIYGPSISLMFGATHEQPMATAEEVIIPLERYGIKLMSMGSLLEDDSPAILRGPMVTRATQQFLRQVDWSGLDYLVLDLPPGTGDIQLTVVQTVALNGAIIVTTPQEVALIDARKASAMFAKVNVPVLGIVENMSFFLSPNDGTAYHIFGEGGGAREAKRLRVPLLGQIPLDIETREAGDRGMPIVFENSKNPVAQAFMRMAAQLRQQIEELPHTR